The Amblyomma americanum isolate KBUSLIRL-KWMA chromosome 6, ASM5285725v1, whole genome shotgun sequence genome has a window encoding:
- the LOC144136569 gene encoding uncharacterized protein LOC144136569 translates to MECARNNKVCDDSAGIVRCEEAKCTTDRRRECVRKNKVCDDSTGIARCEEAKCTSEAKLKCAENSKVCDDSTGIARCEEAKCSPEKKIECARNSKVCDDSIGIARCEEANCTHEKKVYCARNGKVCDDSTGIARCDEATCTPDKIQECRHNSKVCDDTTGIARCEEAECTHEKKMECVRNRKVCDDSTGIARCEEGKCTPDKEKHCAATKKICDDSTGVARCEDAICTPDKKLECARNRKVCDDSTGTARCEESTCTFERKKVCAGNGKVCNDSSGIARCEDTAPYRTLPPY, encoded by the exons ATGGAATGTGCAAGAAACAACAAAGTATGCGACGACTCTGCGGGAATCGTAAGATGCGAAG aGGCCAAGTGCACAACTGACAGAAGACGGGAATGCGTCAGGAAAAACAAAGTTTGCGACGACTCTACAGGAATTGCAAGATGCGAAG AGGCCAAGTGCACATCCGAGGCGAAATTAAAGTGCGCAGAAAACAGCAAAGTGTGCGACGACTCCACTGGAATTGCCAGATGCGAAG AAGCCAAGTGCTCACCTGAGAAGAAAATCGAATGTGCACGCAACAGTAAAGTGTGTGACGACTCCATTGGAATCGCAAGATGTGAAG AAGCCAACTGTACGCATGAGAAGAAAGTATACTGCGCACGCAACGGAAAGGTTTGCGACGATTCCACAGGAATTGCAAGATGCGACG AGGCCACGTGCACGCCAGACAAAATACAAGAATGCAGACACAACAGCAAAGTTTGTGATGACACGACTGGAATCGCAAGATGCGAAG AGGCCGAGTGTACACATGAAAAGAAAATGGAATGTGTACGCAATCGGAAAGTTTGTGAcgactcaactggaatcgccagaTGCGAAG AGGGAAAATGCACCCCGGACAAAGAAAAACATTGCGCAGCCACCAAAAAAATTTGCGATGACTCGACCGGAGTCGCCAGATGCGAAG ACGCTATATGCACCCCTGACAAGAAACTCGAGTGCGCACGAAACCGCAAAGTTTGCGACGATTCGACTGGGACCGCCCGATGCGAAG AGTCCACATGCACATttgaaaggaaaaaggtgtgcGCGGGCAATGGGAAAGTTTGCAACGACTCTTCTGGGATTGCCAGATGCGaag ATACAGCCCCCTATCGCACATTACCGCCATATTAA